A window of Pseudochaenichthys georgianus chromosome 11, fPseGeo1.2, whole genome shotgun sequence genomic DNA:
TTAAGGTTTGATGTACATTTGAGTCTTTCTGTTTACCTACCAGGCCTATCAGTAACGTTGGTTAGCATTAGCTTTGATGAGTTAGCTTAGCTCAGCCGTGTTAGCTAACGCTGCCCAGCCTCCACACACAGCTAACCAACTGTAGACAAATGTCTTTCGAGTGAGTCATCGTGGACACAGACATCATTACCCTGCTCGGCTAACTAAATATGACTGGCGTTGCTAGCTGCTCTCTGCCGCCGAAGCTGCTCTTCGTGTACCGCTTTCGTCTCCCAGGGGGCCTGTTGTTAGGCTAATAACAGCTAACCGTTCAGAATAGCAGCCACAAGTTAACGGTCATGTTATACACCGCCAGTAGCACACGCTATGTGAACACAGGGCCACCTGGGGACACTGAAAGGAATCCACTTTGTATCTACATTACTTACTAATTTGGAGGTGGTTATTGTGTATAACTGTTGCATTACATGTTTGCGTGTCGTAGCCATATGGTTTGATACTTTGTAAACATGCCTGCCCAGACTTGGTGCAACAAGTAACTGTTTCTGCTCCTAAGGATAGACTTTCATTACTGCCAGTGATGTAAAGTAAAGGTACATTTAcagaagtactgtacttaagtacaattttaagGTACTtatcttgagtatttccatctttgtacttctaccccattACAATTcagagttttttttttaccccgctacatttattttattttagttactttgcagatttggattaattatATGATTGGTTTTAAGACAAGCTATTGCAGTAGCACTTAATCTGGTTGAGTTTATAGATAGTTTTGGAtaaaaagcgtcagctaaatatgatgagatatatatatataatcggcacttaaataagactttagtcaCACCTGGactaaatccacaagctaccctccAGTATAAAAGGTTATTAAAATTAGATCCACTGTTACCAGCTGTGATAAACACTTAGTttgatgcatcaataattataatcaaaacatataatatatctaattctgaaatggaccaatcttaataatgagtacttttacttttgttactttaagtatatattttgatttcaatacttttctacttttagttgagtaacattttgaatgcaggacttgtaatAGTATTCCTGCTCTCTGGTAGTTTTACTTAAGTACGCAATCTTAGTACTTCTTCCACTTCTGATCACGGTAAATACATTGTTccatgctaataacaacagaccATAACGTAATCTCTACCAGTTCTATAAACGCATTACAGTCAGTGTTTCCTAATCATTCATTATTACAGAAAGTGTGAACTTTAAACAGAATTACATTTCCCTCTAAAACGCAGCCTCACTCAGAGCTTTATAAAAAAACTGTTCTGCACTCACAAAATCAGataaaatgtggatgaaaaaataaaaacacaatgttGTTTTTTATTCTACACTATAGCCAAAACAATAACTCAAAAACCGTAACCTTCTGGAGTTGAAAGTCAACAGTTAATTACAATTTTAGTCAGTGTTTGAGTTTTTATGTTTCAATCTTTTATGCATTTGAATGACAGAACATACTATACCAAAATCGCAAAGTCCTGATCGGTACCTTTTCCTGCCTTTTTTCTCAGTCTTATCAGCCATGGCCCTTACCAGCAGGCTACAGGGCCCCACCTATCCTGACACCACGGCCCTATCTTGGAATGCCAAAGCTGTCTGTCTGGCAGTTTGCAAACAAATGCCATGTGCCTCTGTTCTAACACAAATAAATATTGGCAAATACaaatttaaataattacatCCAAGCTTGACTTAAAACATGTCTTGCATGGCTGATGCTCTGTGAACTCAAAACACGTTAACTTCTATTGACTATagaatgtttaaagtttatatctGTAAACATGATTCAGGATACAAATGTTTTGTTCTAGTCGTACTGGGTTTTCATTACAGTATTTTAATCTACTTTTGTTATTTCCTTCATTTTTGATTGTCCTATTCTCCTGCCTTTCCTAAGAAGCTGTGTTCTGTTTTCACAGATTGACGAATTACCCGAAGGAGCTGTGAAGTCCCCCTCAAACAAGTACCAGGTGTTCTTCTTTGGGACACATGAGACGTGAGTAATGTGTTGTGTGTTTTATTCCAGGTGGAGAAAATATGATGGgtaaacatttaagaaaatagAACAAAATTGTCTCTTGCCAACTTCTTTCTGAGTTTTGGGGGAAAACAGTAATacttaaaagataaaaaaataatactgaAAAGTTGATTATTTGTTGTGAAAATTATCACGGAAATACCTTCTTATATCGTATATCGCTGTCAAATGTCCGTATGTAGAATGTCGACAAAGCTAATTGTGTAGCATAACTCCGTCTCTGACAAACAGACATTTGAAATGAACATGCTGGAGTGTATAGGTGCACACTTTAACGAAACTGAATGAGTTATGTTTGCTCTCCACAGGGCGTTCCTGGGGGCCAAGGATTTGTGCCCCTACGATGAAAACAAAGAGAAGTTTGGTAAAGCAAACAAGAGGAAAGGCTTTGCTGAGGGACTTTGGGAGATCGAGAACAACCCCACCGTCAAGCATGAAGCCAACGATGTAGGTCTATTTCTTCGAGTCTGTTTTATTGTACTGTGAGTAATCTGCCTATGTGTGATGTCTAACTTTGGTAATTTTAGAACACCTTAAAGAAAAATGCTCATGTCTGTATAAACCTGGTGAAATCTGTTTCTACAAAAATGGCATTCCACTCTTTACCCCCATTGAGGACTGTCAGAGAACTGCCCTTTTAATTTATTCAAGGCAACAGTCAGACTCAAGTGTGTGCTCTTTGTTGGTCTGACTCCCTTTTCTTACACTATTATTTAAATCTCTGCCGGTAGTCATCTAAGAAGGACAACGCTTCAGAAGGAGCAGGGGATGCTGGGAGCACGGAGAAAGCAGACGCCGAGGGCAGCAGCGATGAAGATGAAGGGGCTCTGGTAATCGACGAGAAGAACGAGAGGGGAGGGAATAAACGAAAAGCAGAGGAGTCCACAGAGGTGAGCTTTGAGACTGTCAGTCGTACATACTCCAAGTAGGAAGATTCGTAGTTATTTATCTCTCTGACACTCCCTCAAACCTTTTTTCATTAGGCTTCACCCAAGCGGCCGAAGGATACTGAGGCAGACGGTGACACGAAAGTCGACGGCAGCAAGTCTAAAGCGGAGACCAAGCTCAATGATGTGGCCGGATCCAAGGCAAATGCCCCCTCCTCACAGAGCGAGTCGAAAGCAGAGGCCCAGGACAAGGCTCCCGCAGGAGAGAAGCTAACAGCAGACAAGGTGAGACAATACACAGGGATGAGGACAGAATGTGGCCATTGTGGTGTTTTTTGCAGGTTTTAGGATAACACCACGGTATAAAATGATTAAAAGGCTTTACTGTCATTTGAGAAACAGCTAACACAGTTTTTAACAATGGAACATGTTAATACAAGGCACcttcaacaatgcaacatacaaTGTACTTAAAgacatacaaaaataagagacaATTTAGAAGAGACAATTGTACAAGTAAAATGCAGTTATTGGTACAGAGTCACTATTTATATCAAGTGTTTTACTTAATGCATTAATTGCTCTCCACTTCTCTCCCTGCAGCCTGTGACAGACAGCGCTTAACGTCAACTCTCAGAAGAAAAAACCCAAGAAACTTTGATGCTTTTCCCAGGAATTTAAGCATCAACATGATTACCTGCAGGATGCCAGATTTCAACTGTTTAATTGAAaggataatacaaaataaaaaaaataaaagtttgtATTCAGAGACAAACAAATCTTCATCTGCCATTTTTGGGATATCATATATCCCAGAAACAAAACGTTTGCTAATCTGGTTCCAAACTATTGAACTGAGCACTTAAAGGCTCATTTATAAATGGGATTTTggtgtgtatatattttttatttctaagTGCAATTACATAATTACAAAGACTGAATGCTAGGTGT
This region includes:
- the LOC117454825 gene encoding hepatoma-derived growth factor-like, with the translated sequence MPRSNRQKEYKPGDLVFAKMKGYPHWPARIDELPEGAVKSPSNKYQVFFFGTHETAFLGAKDLCPYDENKEKFGKANKRKGFAEGLWEIENNPTVKHEANDSSKKDNASEGAGDAGSTEKADAEGSSDEDEGALVIDEKNERGGNKRKAEESTEASPKRPKDTEADGDTKVDGSKSKAETKLNDVAGSKANAPSSQSESKAEAQDKAPAGEKLTADKPVTDSA